The genomic segment GCAAAGGTAGGGTACCGGCGGGGGCTGGACGTAATCGCTAGCAGGGCGGCCATGTTCGCAAAGTCTAGAGCCCGGCTCAGAGACTCCCCGTCAACGAACAGGGCGCGGATCAGAGCAGCGTTGAAAGCGTCTCCCGCGCCCACCGTGTCCCTGGGAGTTGATGTTCGCGTACGGCGATGCACGATTTCCTGTCCATCCCACGCCCACGCGCCCC from the Bacillota bacterium genome contains:
- a CDS encoding PfkB family carbohydrate kinase, encoding GAWAWDGQEIVHRRTRTSTPRDTVGAGDAFNAALIRALFVDGESLSRALDFANMAALLAITSSPRRYPTFAEVRAELARSAAFAGQDSESGEVSDMDGTLPP